One region of Duncaniella freteri genomic DNA includes:
- a CDS encoding porin family protein → MKLRITICLYRLLLILPAIVGVGCGDASAQSLNDCVLNRPYADMRRWHLGFSVGIHTQDITFSHNGLITAEGEEWYMEQPGFSPGFCVNGLVDMRLNSLMNLRFTPGLYFGNRDITMREYNTGAELRQNVKTTCIVLPVDLKFSGMRYRQSRPYITAGVMPAFNITRSQGDYLRTVPAELFLTAGFGCDFYLPYFKLVPEVKFCFGITDAIEHDRTDLEDEPDKLKITRSLRKALSRMVVFTFYFE, encoded by the coding sequence ATGAAACTCCGAATCACCATATGCTTATATCGACTTCTTCTCATACTTCCGGCTATTGTCGGGGTAGGGTGTGGAGATGCATCGGCACAGTCACTCAACGATTGTGTGCTCAATCGTCCGTATGCCGATATGCGCCGTTGGCATTTGGGATTCTCTGTCGGAATACACACGCAGGACATCACATTCTCCCACAACGGACTGATCACTGCGGAAGGGGAGGAATGGTATATGGAGCAGCCGGGATTCTCACCGGGTTTCTGTGTAAACGGACTTGTGGATATGAGGCTCAACAGCCTTATGAACCTGCGTTTCACGCCGGGACTGTATTTCGGCAACCGAGACATAACTATGCGAGAGTACAATACCGGGGCGGAGCTGAGGCAGAATGTGAAAACGACCTGCATTGTCCTCCCTGTCGACCTGAAGTTCTCGGGGATGCGTTACCGGCAGTCACGCCCTTACATCACAGCCGGAGTTATGCCCGCATTCAATATCACGCGTTCGCAAGGTGACTATCTGCGCACTGTCCCGGCAGAGCTTTTTCTGACAGCCGGCTTCGGATGCGACTTCTATCTGCCTTATTTCAAGCTTGTTCCCGAGGTGAAATTCTGTTTCGGTATCACGGATGCCATCGAGCATGACCGTACCGACCTTGAGGACGAGCCTGACAAACTCAAGATAACACGTTCGCTCAGGAAAGCTCTGTCACGCATGGTTGTTTTCACATTTTATTTCGAATAG
- a CDS encoding multiprotein-bridging factor 1 family protein — protein sequence MKRNSIIETRRAKVLPEVRQRVDLSFRIVDRIHNILEEQGLKQKDLATMLNKKESEISKWMRGTHNFTIETISLIEKTLGTRILQVVGF from the coding sequence ATGAAAAGAAATAGCATAATTGAAACCCGCAGGGCAAAGGTTCTGCCGGAAGTCAGACAACGTGTCGACCTGTCATTTCGGATAGTGGACAGGATTCATAACATACTTGAAGAGCAAGGTCTAAAACAGAAAGATCTCGCCACTATGCTTAATAAGAAAGAATCTGAAATAAGCAAATGGATGCGAGGTACACACAACTTTACTATCGAAACAATATCGCTTATTGAAAAAACACTTGGGACCAGAATCCTACAAGTTGTTGGATTCTGA
- a CDS encoding fimbrillin family protein: protein MLFIHHFDAVITKACRTLLLCAAGFTLAGCTDDTFDQLQNKQDGPLAFEVLAPESWTDGSSRSRGVDDVAITRMDSGADGPLYLIAEISNSPDTVMSVSASRGTSVTTNTFYPSFGLSAICYAGSWSDDDASDLTTNFAHNIKMVAKNNVWQAADESEILDWTGSGNIRFFAYAPFDGDKLNATGASISHSAQSVPGIPAVAFKQTTVVKDHVDLLSTNIDCDASKGGKVSLKFRHSLTAVVVKTGDDMLPGKVTEVTLSGIYDRGTHSIGTDKWTIDEKTAVKETFTVKPDKTLDASGSGSKPGNTKPGEEIVGGDLTFFMVPQTLGSDAKLTIKFTDKASGADRTLTASLTGQTWKAGTRVAYSLNTTGIKVVPTVNFDFVTVRPTKSTREGETEIEKSRGIPTSGYIPEFLATAYAKVYQLNESKDEVNAKKVMLPFKVEYSKDGGATWKDASWTSHAKTDENGMTKGSILLEPRKVFSDMRGALYTNVQIGDSTSYHDLSGGGETANCYMVNAPGYYSLPLIYGNARGEGDVDNESAYTSKAEYVGPLSEKFVLKKFVDHNDAAISGPDIPGILIGDAVLLWQDSPELVRDVHLDADRKKINFQIDREAINQGNAIIAVRANDPNKTILWSWHIWVTHYDWNNNLILATSKGYEVDKEYWFTPCNLGYCDPHDEDKAAQTYSIRLTATLPDGTTKEYKVDGLAQDAVEASFAGDNTYYQWGRKDPMLSGIWNNDTYAIVPASTQYDMDNKPYYPGVCRFNKREHEEGMSIGESIRYANQFFSHDNPSGSDKTPDNFWRRHWHNGSRFGGLRTIMNYWDSELTEVYFSDGKSATSNYQYTPLGQLPTKTIYDPCPVGFCVPNANAFSNFAEHTHSTSLNYDTPGLFIKQRKGYGDKVIGWDISKIAESGNSTIFLPATGLRDMGEGSKAPLPEYFKSSTNPAHSKVTFIATTIFNRNDTSYDEENYYEKSSSCLLIYVDDRNSTIHINEPTNNAYGFSIRPIKDTK, encoded by the coding sequence CTGGCATTCGAAGTGCTTGCCCCGGAGAGCTGGACCGACGGCTCGTCTCGCTCCCGCGGAGTGGATGATGTTGCCATAACCCGCATGGACAGTGGTGCCGACGGACCATTGTATCTTATTGCGGAAATAAGCAATAGTCCCGACACCGTGATGTCGGTGTCTGCATCTCGTGGCACATCCGTGACCACCAATACTTTTTACCCATCATTCGGATTGTCGGCAATCTGTTACGCAGGCTCATGGAGCGATGACGATGCATCGGACTTGACAACAAATTTTGCCCACAATATAAAGATGGTAGCCAAAAACAACGTGTGGCAGGCTGCCGACGAAAGCGAAATTCTCGACTGGACAGGCTCAGGGAATATACGGTTCTTTGCTTATGCTCCTTTTGACGGAGATAAGCTGAATGCCACCGGTGCGTCCATATCCCATAGTGCTCAATCTGTCCCCGGCATACCTGCTGTTGCTTTCAAGCAGACCACAGTTGTAAAGGACCATGTGGACCTTCTCTCCACCAATATTGATTGCGATGCCTCCAAAGGTGGTAAAGTAAGCCTTAAATTCCGGCACTCACTGACCGCTGTGGTCGTAAAAACCGGTGATGATATGCTGCCGGGAAAAGTCACCGAAGTTACACTGTCAGGCATATACGACAGAGGCACACATAGTATAGGTACCGATAAGTGGACCATTGATGAAAAAACAGCGGTTAAAGAGACATTCACTGTCAAGCCTGACAAGACTCTTGATGCCTCAGGATCAGGTTCGAAACCGGGTAACACCAAGCCCGGTGAGGAGATAGTGGGCGGTGATCTTACATTCTTTATGGTACCGCAGACTCTCGGCTCGGATGCGAAACTCACCATCAAGTTCACCGACAAGGCATCGGGTGCCGATCGCACACTCACGGCGTCACTCACAGGTCAGACCTGGAAAGCCGGCACACGAGTGGCATATTCCCTCAACACCACCGGAATCAAAGTGGTGCCCACAGTAAATTTCGATTTTGTGACAGTACGCCCCACCAAGTCCACAAGAGAGGGGGAGACTGAGATAGAAAAAAGTAGAGGTATACCCACAAGCGGTTATATACCTGAATTCCTCGCCACAGCATACGCCAAAGTGTATCAGCTAAATGAAAGCAAGGATGAGGTGAATGCAAAGAAGGTGATGTTGCCGTTCAAGGTGGAATACTCAAAGGATGGAGGTGCAACATGGAAGGATGCCTCCTGGACCTCCCATGCCAAGACCGATGAGAATGGCATGACCAAGGGAAGCATATTGCTGGAGCCCCGAAAGGTGTTCAGTGATATGCGAGGAGCATTATATACTAACGTGCAGATAGGTGATTCCACAAGCTATCACGACCTCTCCGGAGGTGGTGAGACAGCCAACTGCTATATGGTCAATGCCCCCGGCTACTATTCACTTCCTCTCATTTATGGCAATGCCCGCGGTGAGGGTGACGTAGATAATGAGTCTGCATATACAAGCAAGGCTGAATATGTAGGACCATTGTCTGAGAAATTTGTACTTAAGAAATTTGTAGATCATAATGATGCTGCGATCTCAGGTCCGGATATTCCGGGGATTCTCATAGGGGACGCGGTATTGTTATGGCAGGATTCACCAGAACTGGTGCGTGATGTGCACCTCGATGCAGACAGAAAGAAAATAAATTTTCAGATTGATAGAGAAGCTATCAACCAGGGTAATGCTATAATTGCAGTGAGAGCTAACGACCCCAATAAGACCATTCTATGGAGCTGGCATATATGGGTGACACATTACGACTGGAATAATAATCTGATATTGGCGACATCCAAGGGTTATGAGGTTGATAAGGAGTATTGGTTTACTCCATGCAATCTCGGATATTGTGATCCTCATGATGAGGATAAAGCTGCTCAGACGTATTCTATACGTCTTACAGCGACACTGCCGGATGGAACCACCAAGGAATATAAGGTGGATGGCTTGGCGCAGGATGCGGTTGAGGCATCGTTTGCCGGTGATAACACCTATTATCAGTGGGGTCGCAAGGATCCTATGCTTTCCGGAATCTGGAACAATGATACATATGCTATAGTTCCTGCATCGACACAATATGATATGGACAATAAACCGTATTATCCCGGAGTATGCCGTTTCAATAAACGGGAGCACGAAGAGGGTATGAGTATAGGTGAGTCTATCAGGTATGCCAATCAATTCTTTTCCCATGATAATCCTAGCGGTAGCGATAAAACACCTGATAATTTTTGGAGGCGTCATTGGCATAATGGCAGTAGATTTGGTGGACTACGTACTATAATGAATTATTGGGATTCGGAATTGACGGAGGTGTATTTTTCTGACGGTAAATCGGCAACATCTAATTATCAGTATACTCCGTTGGGTCAGCTTCCTACGAAAACGATTTATGATCCATGTCCGGTTGGTTTCTGCGTACCTAATGCAAATGCATTCAGTAATTTTGCAGAACACACACACTCAACATCTTTAAATTATGATACTCCTGGATTGTTTATAAAGCAACGTAAAGGGTATGGTGACAAAGTTATTGGCTGGGATATAAGTAAAATTGCGGAGAGTGGAAACAGTACCATATTTTTACCGGCAACAGGTCTTCGTGATATGGGTGAAGGGTCAAAGGCTCCTCTGCCTGAATATTTTAAAAGCTCGACTAATCCTGCACATTCAAAAGTTACGTTTATAGCAACAACAATATTCAATCGTAATGATACATCGTATGATGAAGAGAATTATTATGAAAAATCCAGTAGTTGTCTGTTGATATATGTTGATGATCGAAATTCTACCATACATATAAATGAACCCACAAATAACGCCTATGGCTTCTCTATACGCCCTATAAAGGATACGAAGTAA